The sequence AGGCCCTCACATTCATCAGACACTTAACACCAAcaaagggacacacacacacacacacaatctgagCACATGtaacacaagcacatacacacaaaattcataaattcaaaatattgCACGTATATAGACACagttacgcacacacacacacatgctccatCCCATGGGAGCTGATTAGGGTAAGATTTGTCAGCCAACCTGCCCCCCACTCACATATGTGCTATACATATATGCCATCACTGCCAGCTCTTTTTATATTGATCACAcagatatgcacacacacagagagcacaaACCTTCCTCCTTGCACATAGTGATGGTGCCGTATTTGATATTAACCTATTCAGTTTGTTGAATAACCCATGAACTGTATGGGAAAAACAGACCTGCAACTCACAAAACCAGatatataaactttatttgtggtGATTTCATAATAAGGAATGATAAAGATAATGCACATATGAACATTATATTGTGTTCTGATTGGTGTGAAACATGCTAATTTTAAAATGCACCTCAGCCTTTCCTGCTGCTCCAAATTCCAGACAGTAGTAGACTTTAGCTTCTAttcccaagaaaaaaaaatggctccTCTTTGCTATCATTGTAACAAGAAGAGTCTACAGTGAGGCTGTACTGTGGTGATGCTTTGAACTTGAAGTATTAATGCCAACATGGCAAaatactcacaatgacaatgctatcATGCTATTGAttagcagatataatgtttaccacATTCAGtgtcttagtttagtgtgttagcatgctaacatttgctaaattGCAACAAACTAAAGCTGATGGAGGCCTAAAGGCCAACAGGTATTTGATCATGAACCACAATATTGGACAACTTAAGATTTtgcctgatgatggtgctagataaaaagtcagggaatcgagaaagttattacaattcatcttgtGGCTTACATGAATGTCTCTACAGAATTTCATGTCACTCAGCAGtcgttgagacatttcactcaaaaccacaaatgtcaacctggTGGCAGGCGGGTAGAGGGAAAGTCATTGGATCACCAAAGtaagtaggattcatcctctggggataatgaatgtctgtacaaacttCTATGGTGAGCTATCTAACAGTTGTTGAGCTATTTCaatctgaaccaaagtggtggacccaCTACTGTCAAACCAACACTGACAAGATCCACAGATCCACACTGCTGGTGTGGCTGAAAAGCCATGCCTGCACTACAGTGTGATTGTGCCAACTCTTTGCACTTTTCaccacatatacatacatacaccaATGTAGTAATATAGTAATCCTAAAGCAATAACTTCACCTCTGACTGCGCACAGCATTTACCACCCACAGCCAATTAAAATCCAGGGTGTCTGCAACCGCTACTGTTTGATTAAACTTATGGGCTGATTGTCCTGTGTGAGTCGTTTTAACTCGCTCTATGAATACCCCAGTTTTCTGTGTGTCTAAACCTTCACTCTAATTCATTATATTAAGTACAATCATATTCTCGAATATCTGCACCTATTGGTcttcatgtgttttatttatgccAAGCTGACAGCAAACATATTAGGAGCGACATATTCAAACACattgttttagttcagtttgttcATCCTGCTGATAATAATGTCCTTCAAACTTAAGTggcaacaaagaaacacaccaaGACTTCTGAAAGTGTGAATCTGTACAGTTCGAGACAACTGTGCTGTGGTTCATAATGAATATGAATGTTTGCTGCACCATCGAGaaccccaaaatgtcaaacaggtTAGCAAAAGCGCTCAATAAACAAGCTCCTTGAGAGCAGATGGGTGCATATTTACATCAAACTTTCACAAAGTAACAAAAGGTACCTGCACTGCAAAATCTCCTCTTTGTTTCAGATACATAGTGCAGCAGTGATGTCTGCTGCTTGGCCCAGATACATCACACTGTCTGGATACAGCATAGCAACAAGGCATCTGATcaaagagagaaatggaaagagagaaacagagtaaAGACTGCAGCGACACGCTGTCAGAAaagtggtaaaaaaacaaaaacaaggggAGTCGCAGAGGGAAATAGGAGAGATTAGTAGACATAGCAGAATGTTTGAAAGCACAGTaaatgaaagacagaagaagaggaagatggaggtCATTTGAGGATGCGAGGTGATGCTacaggaggatgaggaggagttCTCGTGTGGTAGACCTGGAGAAGAcgattcagttttttaaaattgtatttcaGTTTAATAAATTTCTGatattctctcctctttcaACATGACTGAATCAACCTTTTGGACACTGAATGAGTGGAGGGATTTCTCACCAGCTGTGTCAGTCTTGAATAGTTTCAGCAGGTATGTGTTTGGTGTTGATTACATGAAGGGGATAACACAAAGGTGGAATGTCTAACTTGGCACAAAAAGCTACAAGTAATGAGACAGGAATTTATCCCCATGGCCAATATTAGAGCCAGTTGTGCAGAGAAAATATCCCTCATCAACTGCTCACATTTCAACACATTCCAAAAGGGGACgtaaaaataaacaggattctctacttctttcttcttctttttttttttttacattttgaggTCTAAGTCATAATGAGATTCAGTTAAGAAGCCCTGTTAAGAAAATCACATAGCACTGTCAACACAAGTGCACCAACAAAAGCTAATGGTTTGATTTATTCAAAGGCTCAAATGTGCTGTAAATGTTTtgctgaatatatttttttttgcttgggATATGAAGTAACATTCAAATGTGGACAGTGGgttagtttattttcttttctggtCTTTATTGTAAGCAGGTTTTGCCGAGAATCCACTTTAGTTTCAGAATCTGCTTGTCGACTGGTTCCCACTGACTTGGGTGTTTCACAGTGGATACTCTGGCTGGAGAGATATCAATAACAACACACTCAAAACCAGCGGACTACTGAATCTTTTAATGTCTTGACATTTAGTGTGGGTGGAGGCTGGCAGAAAATACTCTGTCTCTGACTCTGTCTAAGGGGGCTTTCAAAGAATCTGAGCAGCAGTGAGGATTCAGCTGGGAGAACTACAGTTATCTCCTGCATAAACACATGATAGCTGATCGGATGGTGCAAGCACGACGTCTATGCTCTGCTTGATGTATTACAATGCTTCATGTCCATATctgtcagcttttttttttctggcaaaaCAGACATATAATGAAAACAGGCCAAATACACAGGTGCTAGTGGCGATGGGGAGCTGTGGATGACTTCTGTCCACCTGTACAGCAGTGGTGATGTGcctgtttgtgtcacagctgaATACTACCCTCTAGTGGTAAATTGATACACATGCACTTAAAAAATACAGGACTGCCTCCATCCCAAGTGTGACACATGCTATCATGGACCCGTGAGCATTTTCCTGACATCATATGTATCAAAAAACATTGCATCAAGTAGGgcagcagaacagctgttttGAACTCTGAGGCAGAAATCCTGGAAAATACAAAGTAAGCAGTAGCACCTGCACACCACTTCATCCATTCATGACAATCAGGATCTACTGTAATGGACATAAACATATGAAATGCACTTCATTTTTAGTATTATTTAGATCAAACAGGAGATTGTACTCATCCTCCACTAGAACTCTAGAACAGCAGTCTTTTCGcagagcaagaaagaaaaaaagtaagtGCCACATCTTGGCCCACACtgattgtttttgtgctttaatgCTTTTGTGTTCTTGGTAGTAACTGTCCTTGATGAGTCTGTGTTATTGTAAATTTCCTTTTCTGAAATAAGATTGATTTGAAATCATTGCAAAACTGAAGAATAATCTCTTTATATGAATGTTGTGGGGATTAAACTCACAAATTATTGGTGTAAGCATGCTTGTCCAGAGATAATAGTTTAATACTAATTCTGTCTTAGTGCTATTTTTGTGCTTGtgactttattttctgtctatGCCGGGAATGAATTGGCTCTTTTTAAAAGCACCTTGCAATCAGAATTAAGGAGTAATgtcttattgtttttaatgtattaatgcagttttctgttgttgtgtttttattgcatttcattggtgtactttttaaaacattaggATTACATTTCTGttatctataaaaaaaaaaaaaagtaaaagaaaaacgccagcaaaaaataaaacatatttggcTGTTAATTTATTTACTGGTTGCCTAATATCAACTCAATACAAGTGAACCTATTGTTTTAAAAGCTCAGATGCTAAAGGCACACATACTAATTACAGGTATTTCATAATGCTGCCACTTCATTGTTTACTCTGGCTAAACCATTCAAGCAGTGGCAAATTTGTCAGGTGCTGGTGGCTCCAGTTAGTGTCACCCAATCAGAGGACAGGGAAGCCTCTCAGGCCCGCCTCTACAGAAGTACTATTGGTTGAGTTTTATTACGTAGTCGCGTTATGGGCGGGTGTGTCACCATTACGCTGAGTTCTCTCCAGCGGTTGTTTGATAACCAGCCGCACCTGGAGTGAAGAGGAGACGCGCTGCCACCCTCCCTGTCTGACTGTACAGTTATCTGGTGAGTGAGCTTCAGTTCAATAATGCATCTGTGCCGACAGAATTATCCGGTATAACGTGTGTTTAACGTTACTTCATATCCGTTAACTTGGTAACGTAGGTTATTAAATTGTAAGATACATCGTTCAGGGTACAAAGGATATCTGCCGTTAATCGACGTAATGTCGATTTAGTATCAGAGATAACTggataaagagataaaaaggtttgttttgttAACGTTATGTAACGGCTGTTTGCTCCCCTGCCTCGTTTCATCTGTCTGTGGGACAGCTGCTGGAAAACATGGAAGCTAAACTTGAACATGCTACTGGAAAAGGCTGGAAGGCATCCAGGTCTCCTCATACAGCTACACGTTATAGTACTTTTGTTTGTGTGGGCTTAGTGTGAATAATTTCAGCTAACATGACGTTACCTTTGCcccagaagtgtgtgtgtgtgtgtgtgtgtgtgtgtgtgtgtgtgtgtgtgtgagagagagagaaacatatttgcaagtacagaaaacaaaagttgAAAACATATGGTGGCATCAGTGTATTCAGATAGCCTATTACACAAGCTGTAGCTTTATCAAATTGACCTCCACTCAAGGTATTCGTTATCTCACAAGGACATGCACTTTAATTCCCCAAATTACCTCATTATCTGTTTATGAATGCATGTAGGACTGAACTGCATTTTTGGCCTGTCGTGACACTTTGACTTTGCAGTATTTGTTGAAAGAGCATTCAGAAAGACTACACTCAATCAGTGAAAAAAGAGGGAATCATCTGTTTAGTTTTGCTGCCTACTGTATAGCTTCTGCAATTAATTCCTGCATGTTGCACATGCTGGAAGTGTACAAAGTACAGCACACCTCTGCATAACTGATCTTAACCTGATAATCTGATCTGTCACCACAGATGAATGGTGCAGTGGCCATGGAGGCCACCAGGAGACGAACCCAGCACAGTGCCAATGGGAAAACATCCGAACAGGGAGAGGAGCCAGCACAGTGGGGGAGAGCATGGTGAGTTCATGCCGAGcatcatatttgtatttaacGGTGTGATCATCTTTCTCTGTTTATCCtcctaacacacaaacaaaccctaatacagagagatggagagacacagagagtaagacagagaaaagagagtgcACAACAGAGAGTGGACATTaagcattaaaacaaaacataacacaaaCCGAAACTTGTGGTTAGTGACTGACATGAACTCTCAGGTAGCACCCTCACACAGATGTTTGTACTGCTGAATGCTAAAAGGAGGTGATGGTGGACTGGTTACCTCCTGCACTGATTAACTACTTAAGCTCCAAAACAATGAATGCAGGTCGTGCATTCCTCCAATTTTTCAACCCTGTCTtgaaacagcagtcaggtgccTGCATGAACATTGAAAAAGGTTTTGCTGGCTATAATTATTgcccctgttcatactggctattaaaagatgcTGCCATATCTGTCAGGCTTTCTGTTCTTGCACAGCACATAGAAGGTTAACAGTGATAGTGGTGATAGATTCACCACTCAAAATTCAGTTAATTTTGAAACAATGGGTCCTTTGGCTTCAACACAGCAACCCTCGATTTTGTgggctgaaatgacaactgtcatCAGTAGACTTATCAGCTATAGCTAGCTGGCTAGCTAACTGGTTGAAAGTGCAGTCCCCAGCTGACTTATatgtttccagctgacttgttttaaaaaagaggtAAAAGAGGTTTTACAAATGTTCTTGATGGCTATATATGTGATATTGTGCAAAACCAGTAGTTCCCAAACCTCCCCTCCAGGTTGCAAGTTTATTGCTGCAGGAGgaaatatattttgtaaatgaaagacttttctctaatctttaatTTTTTCCTTACTGTATAGTTTCACCATATccatttaaatacaatatatatatatattagagcagataaacacaatTTAAACCATTCCTTACACTTTGGTCcttgtatttttggttttataaaGACTacgaaaaaaaacacaaagaaaaaaacacaacatcactgctgtggtgctgtgttttttcataaCACTTACTCACACTCACTACAGCACCATGCACACACTTCAGACATGTGGAGATACACATGCTGaagtatacacacatatacaaaactTGCCAGGCATGGCAGAAAAACTAGTTTACTTCACTATCATAACTTTTTAGTAATTTTATTTCTTACTAGTTGGTTGTGCATTGCAGTATGCTGCATAACAGCATTCTGTCTTTCTTATCTGATGACTTAGGTTTATTGTAGGAGTATcttctgtatacagtatgttcaggTGTATCTCATAACCTTAATTAGAGGCCATGGTATTCAGCATGCTGGCTCATTGGGACAGCTAAATGAAGCAGGGTCATCGTTAATATCGTTAGCTACACCTGCCATGTTCCTGCTATGACAGTCCAAACATCCAGTAAAACTTTTGTTTGAGTATGGCATAAACGTGAATTATTTAGCATAAGAAATTATTGACAGTAATAAATATTACTGGCTGTTTGAACTATTTAAACTGCAAAACCGAGCTTTCATGTTCAGTTGGCCTCATACTGTTCATCTGATTCATTCTCAGGGAGGTGGACTGGTTTTCCCTGATCAGCGTGATCGCCCTCCTTTGCTTTGCCCCTTTCATCGTCTTCTACTTTGTGATGGCCTGTGACCAGTACCAGTGCTCTATCAGCCAGCCTCTGTTTGAGCTGTTTCGAGGAGAGACCACACTGCTCTCCATCTGGGCCCGGGCACCTTCCTTCACCTGGTCAGCTGCCAAGATATATTCCATATGGGTGGCCTTCCAGGTaagagacagcagagaaaagcaggaCAAATGAGGGGGGAAAGATAACAAGACGCTGGGTGCAGCTCACAAAAACTGCTCTCTAACCTAACAAGTAAGGTTAAAAGAGGCCGTGTTGTCCCTCAGGTGTtcctgtatatgtgtgttcCTGATGTCACCCACAAGTTTATTCCTGGCTTTGTTGGCGGCGTGCAGGATGGAGCAAGAACTCCTGCCGGTAATGAACACACCGATACTCACACTCATCAGtttattaacacacacacccagtgTTACATCATACTGACCCTTTGGAGACGGTGAACAACATATTGGAATAAAACAAGAGTATCTCTTTAAAACATGCTCATGTGTTGTCTCCCAATACTCAAGGCCTGATTAACAAGTATGAGATCAACGGGCTGCAGTGCTGGCTGATCACTCATGCCCTGTGGTTTGCAAACGCCCACTACTTCCACTGGTTCTCTCCCACCATCATCTTCGACAACTGGATCCCGCTGATGTGGTGCACCAACATACTGGGCTACGCTGTGTCCACCTTTGCTTTCATAAAGGCCTACCTCTTCCCCACGAACTCTGAGGACTGGTGAGTACCGATACACACGTGACAGGATAGCTCAAGTAGGTGAAGAGGTGTCTGAACTTTACTTTTGTGGCCTAATTTCTAATTCTGAGTGTAACCTCAGCTATTATCTGTAAACCAGCCTTACAACATTCCCCATTGAGCGGACTGAATGTAAATTTGTAGCAGACATGCAGTAGCATGAAAAGAAATTGTGTGGAATCGCATAATAATGTGAAGAAACTGGCATCAGTTTTCCAAATCTTTAATTTATACTAAAATATTGTACAACTTAGAATTAAATGTAAACTTTTACACCATTTAAACATAACTGCtaatttcaacaaaataaaatgtaaactataTGATGAAAGTGTGAGGTCTGTAAATAACTAGCATTAAGTTAGATAAGCTACCAGCTGTACTAAatcaacccagtctcacatcaaaatatatcaaatgtGTCCACAGCGCAAAACGAACTATTTTCACAATaacggctctaaaattgtgagatgcctacattttttttatagccTGTTCTGTTGTGTTGGCCTGTGTCCacgtcacatgactgtcaagcgaaaacaacaacaaaaaatggctgccattccttttattctctgtggaaaatgcaatatattAAGATAGTTTTggcatgaaaatgtgttttgtttacatttctagGGAGAAATGTGGTTTTTGTTTCCATAATCTTTGTTCGGTGAATGTATATGAcgtttagtttgttagttattacaaagatttttttcccgactttctatcgttgctatggtggttgctatggacgctgCTATGACTGAAACCAcgtagttgcatgttgtttgaatcattgtctttgtgttgtgtagttatctgagctgttatgttgtttgtgttattttatgtaaatgtttgatgttcttttaataaaaaaaatgtagatttttagAGTGTTGCCCcagggatgaattgaatttgaaatctagaatttgaagctctgtgattggctgactggaGGACCTGCCTGGAAGTATTTCCTCACTTTCACCGCATTAAAGCTTTCATTTAAAGATATCTTTTAACATTTCTCCACACAAAAATGTCCTCGATAACTCAGCAACACGATAGGTTAATGTGAAGGTCATCAGCATTAATTAATTCTCCTTCCGTTCTGagagtttttttgtctttttttgataGTGGAAAGCTACAGAAGAGCATTGTTTGTGGGCAGACTTGGTGCATTCGACTACTCTTTTGGGCTGTCTATCATCAGTTGGCtttattccatttcaaattgctgcCGACCGCCACAACCCGAATCTAAACACCACTATCTCTGCTAAGAAAAGgcgttttatagcctgtgattgtaaaatgtgaaggtgctcatttaattttatatttccaagaatatgtggctgaggatgtgttaattaatatatagtcttcctcaattaatattgagccgtgtcatccaataaagcactgTAATGTAAAATTCCTTATGCCCCTtccacaaaatcacacacacacacccctatTCTAGTCTCTTCTCAATTGTACCTGCATCACCCAGACTCTCGTTCTTCCCCCAAAACAGAAGcaacccctcctctcctccctatGCACCCACCTAATCCATCtacccaaacacacatacatatatgtatgtagacacacacacacatacagaacacTTGACAGCGACTGGCATCAGGCAGCATCAAAGGGTTTGACTGGAGCAGCCAGGATTGCTAACACAATTCAAAGCTGAAGCAGTGTCTCTAATGGATGCTGCTCCCCATCCTCCCACCCCCTCCTTCAGACTGGATGACTGCTCTATCACACACCCCCATCCTTACCACATATTACATTATACTTGATCCAGGTTAACCTATAACCCTGTTAAATGCTGGCaaattgcgtgtgtgtgtgtgtgtgggcgagTGGTTGTATTTGTATCAGTATAGGGTCCAAATGTCCTTAAAGAGGCAGGAAGATAAGGAAAATCTGAGAAAAGACTAAATTTagaaataagaaagaaacaatggaaaaaataaaagtgaaggaggaaggaagtgtgtgtgtgcgcgtgtgcatgtgtgtgtgcatcacattttataccatggccatataaacgggatgaagacggggttatcaaactggactttagattgtgccttcaacctccactgttacataatttaattatttatgctcATGTCACATTTAGTTCTTGCTCTTGTCAACTTCATATATTCataatttgtatttctttgtccacagtacagtcaatatttcattggTGTTAGTGGTGTTCAAGTGTTATGTCCCATTTAAAAATTACTACtgttccattctgtaaatagattttaaaatttcagtttaattttaatattactttgtttatttcatactattattattaataccttacttttgtctatttttgttgtgttttttgggggagttaatgccaagacacattctttgtatgcttgcattggctaataaaacagatgcTGATTGAATATGCTACTGTATGTCATAtgacataaaatcccaaaactaAGAATCATAAAGATGCATAAAATCTCCAGGGTCCAGAAAACCTTAACActgtgacagtgaggaaaatacttctggGCAGGTCCTccggtcagccaatcacaaagcttcaaattgaCAGTCACGTGACGTGGATGCAGGCCAATcgaaaagaataggccaaaaaacataggcatctcacaattttacaGCCGTTATTGAGACTGGGTTGACTAAATACACATCAGAACATAATAACAATTAACATTATAACAGGgacatgttgttttgtttttttttcattcatagaAAAGCAGATGTCACTAGATCATCTTGTGTCAGGTCTCAGTTTAGAGCAGAAAGAGATTCCTAcatttataatgtaataatcttttgcactgcatttttttccacCCTTTATTGTGATTTTACAGTAAGTTCACAGGGAACATCTTTTACAACTACATGATGGGAATCGAGTTCAACCCCCGCATTGGCAAATGGTTTGACTTCAAGCTGTTCTTCAATGGCCGACCCGGCATTGTAGCCTGGACTCTCATCAATCTGTCTTACATGGCCAAGCAGCAAGAAATGTACGGCCACGTCACAAACTCCATGATTCTGGTCAACGTGCTGCAGGTGAGGAGATATAAGGGTAGATTTTAAACCTATAGCTCTTGAAGAACTGTAGTTAATGTAGGACTAGCACGCTTTGATGTGCACAGATAATTACCAACTCTATAAAGATCTAATATTTGTCTCTTGGCCTTGAATGGTTTAATGAGTTTTTGGCCCCTGAAGATTAGCATTTTCTTTCCTTGACTTTAAGATTAACGTTCTTGACTCAGAAGCCGCAGTATGAATAAAAATTGAAGCCGGTGTTCTCTCATGTTGGTTTCTTAATGACTACTAGATAATTATGTGAACTGTGTTTTCTTGTAGGCCATTTATGTGTTGGATTTCTTCTGGAATGAGGCGTGGTACCTGAAGACCATTGATATCTGCCATGACCACTTTGGATGGTATCTGGGCTGGGGAGACTGTGTCTGGCTGCCATATCTGTACACACTGCAGGTAACATATacaagcatgctaacatgcacacaggtgataaataatatgaaattaCAGCTTTAGTTGTCTGTAGCTGCACCAGATGTCAGATATCTGACTGAAGCACTGATATCAGGGGAAACAGTTTTCTGTGTAGAGTTTTAAAGTACAGTAATatcacaatgtaaaacatttagtgttgacagtaaatgtgtttttggctCTCCAGGGTCTGTACCTGGTGTACCACCCAGTCCAGCTCTCCAACATCCACGCCCTGGCCGTCCTGTTGCTCGGTCTCGTTGGATACTACATCTTCCGCTCCACCAACCACCAGAAGGACCTGTTCCGACGCACCGAGGGCTCCTGTTCCATCTGGGGCCGCAAACCAACATACATTGAGTGCTCATACCGCTCCGCTGACGGCGGCATTCACCGCAGCAAGCTCCTGACATCAGGCTTCTGGGGCACGGCACGGCACTTCAACTACACCGGCGACCTGATGGGTTCGCTGGCGTATTGTGCCGCCTGCGGCTTCGGCCACATACTGCCGTACTTCTACATCGTTTACATGACCATCCTGCTGGTCCACCGCTGCGTGCGCGACGAGCACCGCTGTAGCAGCAAGTACGGCAAGGATTGGAAACGCTACACTGATGCTGTACCTTACCGGCTCATCCCTGGGGTGTTttagagaggaagacaaagaagagtgggagggagggagggagggagggaggaagggatgGGGGAAAGGTTAAAATAGATAGAGAAATGATGGAATGGggtaacaagaaaaacatgcggtgtgtgtgtgtgactgtgtatttgttttacacatttcagCAATATACCAATTTTTAACACTACATATGATACTACAGTTGTATGTATTTCTAATATGTGTGTAGACTGCTGCACATGTGTGTATACAGGTACAGAACAGTTAATTGCTATACCTCTCTGCCTTAGTGAAGGCAGTTTTGAAAGACCAGTCCGCTGCTCTCTTTAAGCTGTGAACAGTTAATGATTTAACTCGTTTTAGAAATAGTTCATTTGATCTTCCAACCCAGTTAGACCAAACACAACTTGAACTGAAGTCAATGACACATTTGATAGTCATATATCACAAACAACACCAAAACATGTGGCTCCAggtttcttttttgaaaatttgATACTTTTCTGgattatatcattgtaaatgtaAGACCTGTGgggttttattttaaacaatttgaagatgtcatttAGTACTCAGGTTACATATGactattcatattttttttttttttttttttttttttttacattttttcattaataaaaaacTGATATATTAGCTAATATTGAATATAATGTTCAGTTGGCCTACTGGCTTAATGGACCAAAACACAGCAGTTGGCTCCATTGTTGAGACCTCATACAAAGTGACTTTGTAATCTCTGAATACAGGTTGTCTTACAtgctctgattttttttcaccttcTTTTTAACGTCTTATTGCAGGATAATTTTGTTACAAGAGACTTACGAGTTAGGTAATTGCTTGAATTGCTGGTGAGAATTCCCCTCATTGTGGTTGAGAGCAGCATGTTCACATAAATCATGTTTGTTATAAAAAGGTTTTAAGATTCATTAGACTATAAGAACGGCAGAAATTCCTTAACGATCTAACAGCAATAAACGGCACTTTCCAGCCTTTATGGGTTCCAGAAACCAAACATGTAAGCACTGCCTTATTATGAATCTGCTCTTTCTGATGTTCACTAAgtctgtaaagcattttgaaacTTAACAATTACAAGTTAgaatgttttactttgtttgtgTTAAACCAACATGTTGAGCAAAACTTCTGTTTGAGCTCTATAATAT comes from Thunnus maccoyii chromosome 1, fThuMac1.1, whole genome shotgun sequence and encodes:
- the dhcr7 gene encoding 7-dehydrocholesterol reductase, producing the protein MNGAVAMEATRRRTQHSANGKTSEQGEEPAQWGRAWEVDWFSLISVIALLCFAPFIVFYFVMACDQYQCSISQPLFELFRGETTLLSIWARAPSFTWSAAKIYSIWVAFQVFLYMCVPDVTHKFIPGFVGGVQDGARTPAGLINKYEINGLQCWLITHALWFANAHYFHWFSPTIIFDNWIPLMWCTNILGYAVSTFAFIKAYLFPTNSEDCKFTGNIFYNYMMGIEFNPRIGKWFDFKLFFNGRPGIVAWTLINLSYMAKQQEMYGHVTNSMILVNVLQAIYVLDFFWNEAWYLKTIDICHDHFGWYLGWGDCVWLPYLYTLQGLYLVYHPVQLSNIHALAVLLLGLVGYYIFRSTNHQKDLFRRTEGSCSIWGRKPTYIECSYRSADGGIHRSKLLTSGFWGTARHFNYTGDLMGSLAYCAACGFGHILPYFYIVYMTILLVHRCVRDEHRCSSKYGKDWKRYTDAVPYRLIPGVF